Within Triticum dicoccoides isolate Atlit2015 ecotype Zavitan chromosome 1B, WEW_v2.0, whole genome shotgun sequence, the genomic segment CTCTAGCTTGAACCCTCCGGCACTGCCTTGCTCCCCGGCCACTCCGTGTAGGTAGCACTCAAGATTGTGGAGCGTCCCCACTGTGGCCGGCTTACGGATGTACGGAGATCGTATTGTTCTTATGGTAAGCTCCACGGCCACATCCACATATCCCAGAGGTGGGTACATGGGCACGACGTCACCAGCGTTCTGCACATGTAATGCCTTCAGGTCTGGAAATGAGTTGAACGCCGACCTAAAGAAGCGGCATCCGACGTGAGGGCTCGCGAACACGATAGCAGTCACATGGAACGACTTAGTGGAGCCCTCAGGTTTGTTGATGCCGCTAGACACCAGGTCAACGGCGTTCAGGGTGGCGACCGACGCACCAAGGCTGTGGCCGCAAACGGTGATGCTGACCTCCTCGTCCTTGTACAGCTCCACGAGCCTCCTGACCTCCTTGACAACCTGCTTGTATGTTTACATGCATGGTTAATAATCAACTAATTAGATAATTATCATGTGTGATATTCCTTAGGACGCTAAAAAATAATTAGCTTGTTCTAATCaaccaagttgcatggaatgtaaaTGTGCAACTACTCAAGTTACAGAAATAAGAATTTTTAATCGGCTCAGAAATATAGGGTAGGTCTTTTTTTGGGCAAACATACACTCTCAACAACCAGCAGCGCCGGCATCGCTTTCGTTGATGGATGGGTAAATTTATAATTTGGATAACGACTATTAACACGCTACCCCCGAGCTTGTCAAAGCTGAGGCTGCTCCATCGCACAATAGCACCTACCCATTATGGGTAACCCATACCTGAATAAGTGCAGCCCATTTTGGACCGTTGTGTTAACTCGCTACCGTGCCATTTTTGAAGGGTTCAATTATCTGACGCGCTCATAGAGTGTGGGGATTTTTACGAAAGAAAAGGACATGATCGAATGATAGATGAGGCCCTGAGCCTCAAGATAAGACATTCTTTTTTATCTTCACAAGATTTAACTTATCTTGGGAACATCACAGTGACTTCCTGTGGCTATCTAGACCGTCGCCTTGCTTCAGTATAGTCAATCGCTTTGCTTCTTCAGTATAGTCATTGTTTAGATTATTGTAGGTAAGCCGTTGTCATTTTTTATGTTAGAACTGGAATTGTGGGAGTACTAATGTCCGGTTAGATCGACTAGACGTACCAAAGCCCTATTTATTAGTCGCTGTGGCACGGTACTTTACCTGATCTCTGGCGCTGGTCTTGGTGAACTCGGAGCTCTTGTTGCTTGACGTGTACATGGACAGGAACCCATGGTGCACCACGGCAAGGCGGTGCTGGCTCGCCGCGGAGCCCAGCACGGGCCCGGCGGGCACGGGCGCGAAGTCGAGGTCGTTGACCCACTCCATGTTCTGGACGGTGCCGCGCCACGCCACAACGATGTCGCGCCTGCCGAGCGCGGCGGCGCCCTCGTCCGTGGCCACGGCCACGTACCCCATCCAGTTGGACTCTCGGCTCCAGACGTCCGGCAGCGAcggcagcggcagcaggaggaAGGAGCTGGGGAGTGGCAGCGACGAGGTGGCGTAGATGAACTTGGTGACCTCGTAGTTGTTGCCGTGGTGGGGCACCCCCACGCCGGCGAGCAGGTCCTCGTAGCCGTAGAAGCACGCGCCGCAGTGCGGGGAGCGCCTCTCGGTGTTGAACGCGTCGTAGGCGGCCTGCACCATCTCGCCGTAGGAGATGATGCTGGCGCGGAGGTGCGGGTCCAGAGGGTCCAGGAGGCCCTTCCACGAGTTCTCGCCGTGGAGCTCGCGCCACCTGCTGGCCACGGTTCCGAGGACAGGCGCCGGCGCCGACGACGTCGTGTCCTCGCCGCGCGGTTTCTCTTGGCCGTGCAGCCTGCTGGCTATGTCTCCAACGATTGGCAGCGGAATCGGGAGGAACGACATGTCGAGCGGGTGTTAATTCGAGGGACCTTATCGACCGATCGGCTGCGTACCAGTGGGTTTGGCTCTGTTGGCTACACTCTCTTGCTAGTGTTGAGGCCTCTTTGCTTCAGCTTGGGCGTCTACTTATAGGACGTTTCCGCGAGAACCCATGTGACCTCCAATATTATTTCATTTCTTCCCAGTTTTGCTGCCAACCACTGGACTGTAAATTTACTCGGAATTTATTCAGAAAGATATCTTTTCCTTAGAAGTAAGTGACGATTCCTTTTGCCCTTAGATCCATGCATGCTTACTGGCATATCTTTTTTAAGGAATCACCGGGCTCAAAAGTTATTTTTTTTACGGAAatgctaagagcaactctagcagaccccgcatccgtcTAGTCCGCAAAACGTGTTTGCAGTTCGCGGAAAAACGCCTTTGTGGGCCGACGCGCACGGCCGCGGGTGCAGACCCACATAACggacccgtaaaaaagcatattcgCGAAATATGTTTTTTTACAggtcggctttgcggggtctgATCTGGCACAGTTCCTCCCGGCCCGGAAAACCTAAATTTGCACCTTAATTTGATCCAATATAATGCATTTCTTTGCTTTTTCAACAACATTGGATACATAAGACATCACCAAATCTTTACTAgaatagcaagaccaaagaaaacaagaaccacaagtatgcattttagaagatttccaacttccataactactcCCACTAGTTGAAGCAATATCTTCTCTATGCACTCGTTGTTGATCTGCGGATTCTTGATCTTGCATTCttcattcttcatctttggtttggaagaagtagacgttgcttcccctctagttgcacatgcagccgCACCATTGTCTTCTATTCTACTAACGAGTGCATCAACATCTATTAACtttctttctatcaataaatcaatgtattggccttcccaaaaccaaaatgagcatccatcttcctacacaAAAGAATGACCATGTTCGAAATGAGGATCCGCAAAGAATGAGCTATCAAAATGAGCTACCGCAAGTGCACGTACCCCGTCGTTTTTGCATTTGAAGAACACCGATCCGGGGTGCTTCGGCGTGGCCGAAGTAAGCCGCAGCACTGTGTGCGTGCAGTCgtcgcactgtatgagcggcaATGGCGAGCCATAGAGCCGTTGTGCGAGCGCCGAGCTCGGTGGACGGCCGGACAAATCCATGCCTGCAAATCATCGACGGCGCCGGGAGGACGAACCCGTCCCTGCATGCGGTGATGCGCCCTTGCCGGGGCTACGGGAGATGCTCCCCGACCACTCCATCGCTTGGAGCAGCCACCGACGGCCGGCAAAGCCAAATCCGGTGGCACCGCGATGAAGGTCCGCAAATCCGCAAATCCGGCGGCCCGCCGGCGCAGGGGGTGGGAGGGGAGGCCTCGTGCGTGTGGTGGCCTTTCGGCGAGCTCctgtcggctgctttcgccggaatcttgggtggcggggtggcggcggcgcgaggggggagaggggaggtggttggtgggggaaagcacgggctgaaatgtccctccaCCAACCGCTTCCGCTTATATGCAGGGCACCACAGCAGCGAGGGGGAAACCCGCGAATACGCGGGTTGGGGCCGAGATTTTGCCCCGCCGGCCAAAAATTTTTGCGGGCCAGGGCGGGATGTGGGATCTGACCGGACAGGTTTTTAGGTCCtgacccgcattttggcggttattttccgGGTCGGGGCGGGATGagaggtctgctagagttgctctaactgGCAACCGTTAGCTGTGGGCGATTTTGCAGCGACCCCGCAATCTGGTCGGTTTCGTTCGCGCGAATATTGGCGAAGAATTGGAGCCACGCCAGATTTTTATAGTAGTTCGTTGTGTGATAAATGCCAGCGAACGTATTTGTTAGCGACCTCTCTGTGCGGATCAGTGATAATCCAGGGCTTAGCCCACCACAAGCCCCAGTGACACATGGACTATATATTCCAGAGAGAACGACACTATATATTCCAGAGAGAACGACGGGAGCAAGCTATCCTGGCTTGGATCAGAACCGGTGGCGGTGGAGAGTTCATCTTCTTCCCCAAGTGTACCCATCCCATGTACTCGTCGCCATTAACATAGAGAAAACTAGAGTGCCCTTCACACGTGGTATCAGATCCAAGCGAACTATTGTTGGTTGTGACTACAATATTTATCTTGGTGCCTATGGACTGGACGATTCCATGTGATCCTCGTGGCTATACGTCCCAACTATGCAGCTCCAAAAATGATGGACTGCTCCTCTGAATTGTTTTGAATGATTTTAGTGGCCACTAACACTCTTTGCATGTGCACCTCGGATCAGGTTTGGAGCATGGCCATGGATGCAAGAAAGTCCTCCATTTGCTGCGAACAAGCTTCTTTTCATGGAGGGAGGAGTGCCATGCTTCGGGTGGTCTTTTCTGACCATATTCTTCTTGGTTGTGGCTGCTACATTCATGAAGCTCACTACTATGAATAAACAGTACTAACCTCGGCCCCTACACTAACGACTACTACCAGAACAAACCAAACAAGATCAAAGAACTTCACAGTCCATGGGACCCCGGCGAGTCAGCCCTTCAATCTCCTTCAAAGATCCAACTTGGGGGCAAACAGAGTTTCAAGGAGATGGGTGTTAGAAGTTGCTCATAGACAAGAAATGATGATCGTTTGCCAAAGACGCTTTTGCTGCTGCTTCGACCATGCCTACTATTACTCTAATCAAGTCCATGTCGATCACCACTAGTACCTCGACATCTCCCTCGAGGAAGTCCCCAGTGGCTAAGACTACTACATCAAGAACTTCTTCGATCTCGTGCAAGTCGATGTCAACCCTACTGCAAGGACTATCATGCTGATTTTGGCACAGTGAGGGATCTTCAAGCTCCATGGGATTCTGGAAAGCTCTTTCGTGGCAACGGCTTGGGGACAAGCCATGTTTCAAGAATGGAGGGGTGTTAGCGACCTTCTTGTGGCACTGATAGTCTAAGGCGTAGCCCACCACAAGCCGCAACGACACACGGACTAGTGCCGGGAACCAGACGAGCAAGCTATCTTCTTGGTTGCGGCTTGGCTTGGTTCAGTGCTGGTGGATGTGGTTTCTAATCTTTTTCCTCCCCTTTCGTGAGTTCATCTTCTTCCCCAAATGTATCCCCTCCTAGGTACTCGTCGACGTTAACACAGAGAGAACTAGAGTGCCCCTTACAGTATTAGGGAATCAAAACACCACACGCAACGTAGTGGTTGGCGACACATAAACTCACCCAGGAGGCTTCAGCTCGAGTTCCAGGCACCCCCATTTTTCAGCAGATGGCATTTTTGTAGAAAAATTGTTCATGGTAGTTTTATAAAAAATTTGAACTACGTCATATGGCATTTTTTTAATTTATTAAGAGATGTCATTTTCCATTTTATTAATAGACAACATTTTGTTATTAAAAGATGGAATTTTATTATTAAGGGATGTCACTTTTATACTAAGGGACAGAAATTATTATATTAATAGATGGCACTTCTTGGttattaagagatggcatttttatTTATTGTATTAAGAGATGATATTTTTTATTAAGAGATggcatttatattatttttttattAAGAGATGACATTTCCTATCAAGAGATGGTTTTTTGTATTATTAAGAGATGCCTCTTTTAGGTGCATGACATTTCTTTTCAATAACATGGCAATTTTATATAAAAAGAAGCATATAAATGGGTCTTTTGGGTCAATGGGGGGTCACCCCAGCCTGCCACCCAACGAACGATGGAAAACGACCGCTGGGAGCTCCTCCCCCTAGCGAAAGAATCGCTTGGGGTTAGGGGGGGTCCTCCCCAGCAACCCATCGCCATATAAGGGCCTCCTTCTTTTAAGGATTACAAGATCATGCCAATACGACATGCACGTGGAGAGATAGTCTCACAAAGATAGGAGAACAAGCTTATCAATCTGGCCTTAAATCGAAGGGTTAAAAGGTCAAAATGAAAATATATAAGTATTCCTAATGGTGACTAGGCTATAGGGTGATCAATGTTTCTAGAGAGACTTTAGCATTGTTAGAACAAAATCACATATCGTCCACAGGACGGAGAGTAAAGTCTCATGTTAACCGGAGTCCTCGAGGTTGGATGGACTAAGGGTTTAGAGTATCTACAATTGGACCTCTCAAACCATGTCTATATGTTCGGCCGAATGTTCTGGTCACTGTGCAGTCACAAATTTGCCACTCAAGTGGACCCCGCAAACATGTCCTATATGTTCAGGTTGTCCACCACCCCATAAACCATCCCATATGTGAGACGGATACGTGGGCGCCCAGATGCGCCCACCACATCGAATTGATGGGCATGGCCCACACCAAAACCCATTGGTCTGACAAGTGTCTCCTATGGTTCGGCAAGGAGGCATTCATGGAGCTGCTCCAGTGCGTCGCCCGAGGGACTAAATCCAACTATTTAAGCCGGACAAAGAGgcaatgatgtctactatgcaactttattcttgtagactcgtgttgggcctccaagcgcagatttttataggacagtagcattttttcctcaagtggatgacctaaggtttatcaatctgtgggaggtgtaggatgaagatgatctctctcaaacaaccctgcaaccaaataacaaaaagtctcttatgtccccaacacaccaaatacaatggtaaattgtataggtgcactagttcggcgaagagatggtgatacaagtgtagtaatgatagtagatattgatttttgtagtaagaacaataaaaacagcaaggtagcaactgataaaatggagcacaaacggtatttgaatgcttgaaaatgaggcctagggtccgtactttcgctagtgcaatctatcAACAatgataattggatcacataataatccctcaacgtgcaatgaagaatcactccaaagttcttatctagcggagaacagaaaaagaaattgtttttatctattctttccgatcgatctatccaaaagttcgtactaaaataacaccaagttattctttctgatcgatctatcaaaagttcatactaaaataaaacTAGGTTATTCTTTCTGACCGAtcgatcaagagttcatactaaaataacaccaaagcaaattcagattcataatactcaatccaacacaaagaacctcaaagagtgccccaagatttctaccagagaaacaaaagacgagaatgtgcatcaaccgttatgcatagattaccccaatgtcacctcgggaatccgcgagttgggtgccaaaatgaaagaaatatgccctagaggcaataataaagtgttattttatatttccttatatcatgataaatgtttcttattcatgatagaattttattaactggaaacttgatacatgtgtggatacatagacaaaaataccgtgtccctagtaagcctctactagactagcttgttgatcaaagatggttaagtttcctaaccatagacatgtgttgtcatttgataaatgggatcacatcattaggagaatgatgtgatggacaagaccctttcgttagcttagcattatgattgtttagttttattgctattgctttcttcatgtcaaatacatattccttcgactatgagattatgcaactcccggataccggaggaatgccttgtgtgctattaaatgtcacaacgtaactgggtgattataaagatgctctacaggtatctccgaaggtgtttgttggattggcatacatcgagattaggatttgtcactccgagtatcggagaggtatctctgggccctctcggtaatacacatcataagaagcctcacaagcaaagtgactaatgagttagttgcaggatgatgtattacggaacgagtaaagagacttgccggtaacgagattgaactaggtatgaagataccaacaattgaatcttaggcaagtaacaaaccgatgacaaagggaataatgtatgttgtcataatggttcggacgatgaagatcttcgtagaatatgtgggagccaatatgggcatccatttccactattgattattgaccggagaggtgtctcgttcatgtctacatagttctcgaacctgtagggtccgcacgcttaatgttcaatgacgatattgtattatatgagttatgtgatttggtgaccgaatgttgttcggagtcccggataagatcacggacatgacaaggaatctcgaaatggttgagaggtaaagattgatatataggacgtgttgggggaacgcagtaatttcaaaaaaattcctacgatcatgcaagatctatctaggagatgcatagcaacgagacgggagagtgtgtccatgtaccctcgtagaccgaaagtggatgcATTTTAGTAACACGGtttatgtagttgaacgtcttcgcgaaccaatcaatccaagtaccgaacgcgtgacacctccgtgttcagcacacgttcagctcgatgacgtccctcgtgctcttgatccagttgaggatgagggtgagttccatcagcacgacggcgtggcgacggtgatgatgatgttaccgtcgCATGGCTTcatctaagcactacgacgatatgatcgaggtgtgtaactgtgaaggtggcaccgcacacggctaaggcaaaacttggtgtgtcctagggtgcccctgcccccgtatataaaggagggagggggaggccggctggcctatGCTAGGCGCgccgggagaggggagtcctattaggactccaagtcctagtaggattccacctagaggagagggggaaaggaagggagagaggagtcgcgcccccaaccccttgtccaattcagactgggctTGGGGGGTGCATGCCACCTCCTGGCCGCTGCCTCCTCTTCCTACTAAGGCCACTAAGGGCCAACAACTccttggggggttccggtaacctcccggtactctggacaATACCCAAAattctccggaaccattccgatgtctgaatatagccttccaatatatctatctttatgtcttgaccattttgagactcctcgtcatgtccgtgatctcatccgtgactccgaacaaacttcggtcatcaaaacacataactcataatacaaatcgtcatcaaacgttaagcgtgcggaccctacgggttcgagaactatgtagacatgatcgagacacatctcataTCAATAatgaatagcggaacctgtatgctcatactggctcctacatattctacgaagatctttatcggtcaaaccgcataaaaacatacgttgttccctttgtcatcggtatgttacttgcacgagattcaatcatcagtatcatcatacctagttcaatctcgttacctgcaagtctctttactcattccgtaatgcttcatcctgcaactaactcattaatcacattgctggcaaggcttatagtgatgagcattaccgagagggcccaaagatacctctccgaaacacagagtgacaaatcctaatcttgatctatgacaacccaacaaacaccttcggagacacctggagagcatctttataatcacccatttatgttgtgacgtttgatagcacacaaggtgttcctccagtattcgggagttgcataatctcatagtctgaggaacatgtataagtcatgaagaaagcagtagcaatgaaactgtaacgatcataatgctaagctaacggatgggtcatgtccatcacatcattctcctaatgatgtgatcccgttcatcaaatgacaacacatgtctatggttaggaaacacaaccatctttgactgcaagtctagtagaggcatactagggacactttgttttgtctatgtattcacacatgtactaagtttcccgttaatacaattctagcatgaataataaacaattatcatgatatacggaaataaataataactttattattgcctctagggcacatttcctttagtctcccacttgcactagagtgaataatctagattacaaagtaatgattctaacacccatggagtcttggtgctgatcatgttttgctcgtggaagaggtttagtcaacaggtctggaacattcagatccgtatgtatcttgcaaatttctatgtctcccttcgacacttgatgacagatggaattgaagcgcctcttgatgtgcttggttctcttgtgaaatctggattccttcgccaaggcaattgcaccagtattgtcacaaaagattttcattggacccgatgcactaggtatgacacctagatcgaatatgaactccttcatccagactccttcatttgctgcttccgaagcagctatgtactccgcttcacacgtagatccctccacgacgctttgcttggaactgcactaactgacagctccaccattcaataaaaatacgtatccggattgcgacttagaatcatccgaatcagtgtaaaagcttgcatcgatgtaaccgtttatgacaagctctttgtcacctccataaatgagaaacatatccttagtccttttcaggtattttaggatgttcttgaccattgtccagtgctccactccgggattactttggtacctccctactatacttatagcaaggcacacatcaggtctggtacacaacattgcatacatgttagaacctatggctgaagcatagggaatgactttcattttctctctatcttttgcagtggtcgggcattgagtttgactcaacttcacaccttgtaacacaggcaagaaccctttctttgactgatccactttgaacttcttcaaaactttatcaaggtatgtgctttgtgaaagtccaattaagcgtcttgatctatctctatagatcttgatgcccaatatgtaagcagattcaccgaggtctttcattgaaaaactcttattcaagtatccctttatgctatccagaaattctatatcatttccaatcaacaatatgtcatccacatacaatattagaaatgctaccgagctcccactcactttcttgtaaatacaggcttcttcaaaagtctgtataaaaccatatgctttgatcacactatcaaagcgtttattccaactccgagaggcttgcaccagtccttaaatggaccgctggagcttgcacactttgttagtaccctttggatcgacaaaaccttatggttgtatcatatacaattcttcttccagaaatccattcaggaatgcagttttgacatccatttgccaattttcataatcataaaatgcagcaattgctaacatgatttggacagacttaagcatcgctacgggtgagaaagtctcatcgtagtcaactccttgaatttgtcaaaaacctttcgcagcattaccgtcagtgtcagtcttcttcttgaagatccatttattttctatggcttgccgatcatcgggcaaatccaccaaagtccacactttgttctcatacatggatcccatctcagatttcatggcctcaagacattttgcgaaatctgggctcatcatcgcttcctcatagttcgtaggttcatcatggtctagtgacatgacttccagaataggattgccgtaccactctggtgcggaccgtactttggaagacctatgaggttctatagtaacttgatctgaagtttcatgatcatcatcattaacttcctcactaattggtgtaggaatcactggaactgatttctgtgatgaactactttccaatttgggagaaggtacaattacatcatcaagctctactttcctcccactcacttctttcgagagaaactccttctctagaaaggatctattcttagcaacgaatatcttgccttcggatctgtgatataaggtgtaccctacagtttcctttgggtatcctacgaagatgcacttctccgatttgggttcgagctaatcaggttgaagcttttttcacataagcatcgcagccccaaacttaaaaaacgacaactttggtttcttgccaaaccacagttcataaggcgtcgtctcaacggattttgatggcgccctatttaaagtgaatgcagccgtctctaaagcataaccccaaaacaatagcggtaaatcagtaagagacatcatagaagtacggttacgacgttcggacacaccattacgccgtggtgttccaggtggcgtgagttgcgcaactattccacattgtttcaaatgaataccaaactcgtaactcaaatattctccttcatGATCAGATCacataaaatttattttcttgttacgatgattttccacttcactctaaaattctttgaacttttcaaacgtttcagacttatgcttcattaagtagatatacccatgtctactcaaatcatttgtgaaggtaagaaaataacgatacccaccacgagcctcaatactcattagaccgcatacatcggtatgtattatttccaataagtaagtagctcattccattgttccagagaaaggagttttagtcatcttgcccatgaggcatggttcgcaagcaccaagtgattcataatcaagtgattccaaaagcccatcatcatggagtttcttcatgtgctttacaacaatatgacctaaacggcagtgccacaaataagttgcactatcattatcaactttgcatcttttggcttcaatattatgaacatgtgtatcaccacgaccgagattcaataaaaatagaccactcagcaaaggTGCGTgttcataaaagatattactcatataaatagaacaaccatt encodes:
- the LOC119344926 gene encoding phospholipase A1-II 7-like; translation: MSFLPIPLPIVGDIASRLHGQEKPRGEDTTSSAPAPVLGTVASRWRELHGENSWKGLLDPLDPHLRASIISYGEMVQAAYDAFNTERRSPHCGACFYGYEDLLAGVGVPHHGNNYEVTKFIYATSSLPLPSSFLLLPLPSLPDVWSRESNWMGYVAVATDEGAAALGRRDIVVAWRGTVQNMEWVNDLDFAPVPAGPVLGSAASQHRLAVVHHGFLSMYTSSNKSSEFTKTSARDQVVKEVRRLVELYKDEEVSITVCGHSLGASVATLNAVDLVSSGINKPEGSTKSFHVTAIVFASPHVGCRFFRSAFNSFPDLKALHVQNAGDVVPMYPPLGYVDVAVELTIRTIRSPYIRKPATVGTLHNLECYLHGVAGEQGSAGGFKLEVDRDISLVNKGADALTDEHPVPACWWVPRHKFMVKGEDGRWTLQDFKHI